A segment of the Nitrosospira briensis C-128 genome:
CTTTTTCGCTGCGATTCTTCAAGCCCGACAGGCTGCTGGAGCCCGGCCGCAGCATCGAATTACTCACTTTCATATCGTCCAGTTGAATGCTTCGTGATCAAGTTGGCTAATGAGTTGGTAAGCAACTCAGCTCGATTCCACGTACTCATATGACTGCGTATCTTGCGGCTTCTCCGGCAGGACAATTCCTCGAAGCAGTTATGTAAGCCGTTGGCGCTTGCAATGGCAATTGCTGCAATATTGCATATATCGGATTAATCCTATAATTATCTGATTTTACGTGTTTAATTTCCTGGAAGGCTTCCTGGGTGCCGCACGATCCAGGCCTTTGGCACCCTTGCAAAAAACCCTATTCTTTTCCTTGACTTTGCCTATCGTTTTAATTACAGTGGGCAAAAGTGGGTAAAAGTGGAGAAAATTTCCGTATTTCTTCCGGCAAATAAAGGGGCAAAATGTTTCGCGGTGGGACACCTATTAGCCTGGATAACAAAGGTAGACTTGCGGTGCCCGCGAAATATCGCGAAGGTCTGATATCTCTTTGTGCCGGTCGTTTGGTTATCACCGCTGATCCTTCCAGTTGTTTGCTGGTTTATCCCCAGCCCGTGTGGGAACCGATAGAGCAGAAACTCAACAGTCTTTCCAGCTTCAATCCACAAACGCGTAGTCTGCAACGTCTTCTCGTTGGCAACGCCAGTGACGTGGAGATGGATGGCGCAGGCCGCATTTTGGTGCCGCCTCCCTTGCGTCAATTTGCTGGTTTAAGTAAAGACGTGGTTTTGGTTGGGCAAGGCGCTAAATTCGAGTTGTGGGACGACGAAAAATGGAGGCTCCAGATCGAGAGCGCGCTCGTTTTCAAAGACGGCATTCCGCCGGAGCTCGATGGTTTTTCACTCTAATGCTGTGGTTGAAAAGTATATGCATACCGCAGTTTTGCTGCATGAGGCGGTGGATGCGCTGGCCATCAAGCCGGACGGAATATACGTGGATGGAACCTTTGGTCGTGGTGGGCATAGTCGGCTGATACTGGAGCAGTTAGGAAAAAATGGAAGGCTGATAGCGTTCGATCAGGATCCTTCCGCATTTGAAGCTGGGCAGGCTCTCGAAGACGAGCGGTTCCATATGATTCATGGCAGCTTTTCGACGATGCAGGAGATCTTGCGGCAATTGGATGTGGATCGGGTGGATGGGATATTGCTGGATTTGGGGATATCTTCGCCGCAGCTTGAAGAAGCCCGGCGCGGCTTCAGTTTTCGCCTGGATGGCCCACTCGATATGCGCATGGACACAAGCCAGGGGCCGACGGCTGCGGAGTGGCTCGCTTCCGCTCCCGAAACCCATTTGGAAGAGGTGATCAGGAACTATGGCGAAGAGCGGTTTGCTAAACAGGTTGCAAGAGCGATTGTTGCGGCTAGAGGTCGGCAGCCCATCGTCACTACACATCAGCTTGCCTCGATCGTGGCATCGACCGTGCGCTCGCGCGGACGGGAAGATAAGCAGAATCCGGCGACGCGCACTTTTCAGGCTATACGGATTTACCTCAATCAGGAGCTTGAGAAGCTGTCGCTTGCCTTGCCGAAATGCGTGGAGATGCTGAACGCCGGCGGCCGGCTTGTCGTGATCAGTTTTCACTCGCTGGAAGACCGGACAGTGAAACGTTTTATGCGTGAATTGGCAGATTCGGACAGGCTGCCGAAGGAATTGCCGCTACGTGAAAAGGAAGTGCAACTTTTGAGTCGCCAAAAATTGCGTTTGATAGGCAAGGCGGTACGTCCGGATACGAAGGAAGTCGCCGGCAATCCCAGGGCCAGGAGCGCAATAATGCGCGTGGCGGAGCGAATAAATACGACATAGAGGAACAGCCACAACGGCGTTCCCGGTTAATGAGAGACTGATGTGGCCAGACTGAATATTCTGTTGACCTTAATTCTCATCGCCTGCGCGTTGAGTGTTGTGACTTCACAGCACAAAGCGCGCAAGCTTTTTGTAGAGCTCGAAAAAGAGCAGGAATTGGCACGACAGCTGGCGGTGGAATGGGACCAGCTTCAGCTTGAGCAGAGTACCTGGGCAATGCATACGCGTGTTGAAAAAATCGCTACCGGGCAATTGCACATGCGTATGCCCGATGCATCTCGCATCCGGATTGTTCCGTTTGGGATTCCCTTCGGTCGAGCCGATCCCGTGGAAGCACCGGAACCATGAAGTTTGATCATGCAATATATCTCGTGTTGCCTGCGGGGCGTTCGCGCCTGTTGCTGGCATTGCTGCTGCTGGGGTTGGCGGCCTTGGCGGGGCGCGCTGCTTATCTGCAGGGAATGAACAACGGATTCCTGCAACAGAAAGGCGAGTCACGCTATAGCCGCGTACTCGAAATGAGCGCACACCGCGGCATGATTACGGATCGGCATGGCAAACCGCTCGCGATCAGTACGCCGGTAGAATCGGTATGGTCGAGTCCCCAGGATATGCACGCCACACCCGAGCAGCTGAGAAAACTGGCCAACCTGATCGATGTGGATATCAAGGAAATTCGTCGTCGCATCGATGGGCCGCAGCGCGATTTCGTATACTTGAAACGGCACTTGTCACCCGAGGTCGCCGCCAGGATAGTCGAACTTGACATGCCCGGCATATTTCTAAAACGTGAGTTCCGGCGATATTACCCAGCGGGCGAGTTGACCGCTCATGTGCTCGGGTTCACTGACGTGGATGACAAGGGGCAGGAGGGACTGGAACTGGCATGGCAGGAAGAGCTTGCAGGCAAACCTGGAAGCCGCCGCGTGATCAAGGATCGCAAAGGACGTATCGTCGAGGATGTGAAGAGTATCCGGGCGCCCAGGTCAGGACAGGATATTGCCTTGTCAATAGACAGCAAAATCCAATATTTCGCTTATCGTGAATTGAAACAGGCGATGGAAACGCATAAAGCCAAGGCAGGGGGAGTCGTGGTATTGGATGCGCAGACGGGCGAGGTGCTGGCGCTGGTCAACCTGCCGGCGTATAACCCCAACAACCGGACAAGCCTGAACGGTTGGCGTGCCCGTAACAGGGCCTTTACCGACGTCTTCGAGCCAGGTTCGACGCTGAAGCCATTCACTATCGCGGCCGCGCTGGAGGCAGGCGGAATCAAGCCCGACACTATTTTTGAAACAGCACCAGGTACATTCTCCATAGGCAAGGCGACAATACGCGACTCGCATAAGGAAGACGCATTGACGGTCGCGCAGGTGATCCAGAAGTCCAGTAATGTCGGTTCCGCGAAGATTGCTCTGTCGCTGCCGCCACAAACGTTGTGGGGAATGTTGAACGATGCGGGGTTTGGTACGTCAACGGGCTCGGGGTTCCCCGGAGAAGCCGGCGGTAAGCTACGTCCCTACCGTACTTGGCGCCCCATCGAGCAGGCAAC
Coding sequences within it:
- a CDS encoding peptidoglycan D,D-transpeptidase FtsI family protein, giving the protein MKFDHAIYLVLPAGRSRLLLALLLLGLAALAGRAAYLQGMNNGFLQQKGESRYSRVLEMSAHRGMITDRHGKPLAISTPVESVWSSPQDMHATPEQLRKLANLIDVDIKEIRRRIDGPQRDFVYLKRHLSPEVAARIVELDMPGIFLKREFRRYYPAGELTAHVLGFTDVDDKGQEGLELAWQEELAGKPGSRRVIKDRKGRIVEDVKSIRAPRSGQDIALSIDSKIQYFAYRELKQAMETHKAKAGGVVVLDAQTGEVLALVNLPAYNPNNRTSLNGWRARNRAFTDVFEPGSTLKPFTIAAALEAGGIKPDTIFETAPGTFSIGKATIRDSHKEDALTVAQVIQKSSNVGSAKIALSLPPQTLWGMLNDAGFGTSTGSGFPGEAGGKLRPYRTWRPIEQATMSYGHGIAVSLLQLARAYTLFSAEGELKPISLLKLESPSPGKRVISRDTALAVSRMLEMVAQPGGTAPQAQVSGYRVAGKTGTAHKLEGNGYAKNRYLSTFVGYAPASSPRFVIAVMLDEPSAGKYFGGVVAAPVFSRLMDGTLRMRNVPHDAPADKDKVMSLTAAPGLNGDV
- the rsmH gene encoding 16S rRNA (cytosine(1402)-N(4))-methyltransferase RsmH, with translation MHTAVLLHEAVDALAIKPDGIYVDGTFGRGGHSRLILEQLGKNGRLIAFDQDPSAFEAGQALEDERFHMIHGSFSTMQEILRQLDVDRVDGILLDLGISSPQLEEARRGFSFRLDGPLDMRMDTSQGPTAAEWLASAPETHLEEVIRNYGEERFAKQVARAIVAARGRQPIVTTHQLASIVASTVRSRGREDKQNPATRTFQAIRIYLNQELEKLSLALPKCVEMLNAGGRLVVISFHSLEDRTVKRFMRELADSDRLPKELPLREKEVQLLSRQKLRLIGKAVRPDTKEVAGNPRARSAIMRVAERINTT
- the ftsL gene encoding cell division protein FtsL, whose product is MARLNILLTLILIACALSVVTSQHKARKLFVELEKEQELARQLAVEWDQLQLEQSTWAMHTRVEKIATGQLHMRMPDASRIRIVPFGIPFGRADPVEAPEP
- the mraZ gene encoding division/cell wall cluster transcriptional repressor MraZ gives rise to the protein MFRGGTPISLDNKGRLAVPAKYREGLISLCAGRLVITADPSSCLLVYPQPVWEPIEQKLNSLSSFNPQTRSLQRLLVGNASDVEMDGAGRILVPPPLRQFAGLSKDVVLVGQGAKFELWDDEKWRLQIESALVFKDGIPPELDGFSL